TTATTGTGATTCAAGAAAAAATGTTGCCCATTGTTTAATTCGTTTTTTATCAAACAAGTATTATTTGCCTGTTTCTATTTTTCGTCCCTATTTTTCCCAGAACTCGCCCCCGAAATCCATAAAAACGCCCCCGGCCTCACCGGCGAAAAGCCAGGGGGCGGCGGTGGACGACCCAATCACCCCACTTGGAACCGCATGGTGGAAAGCTCTTCTTTGTTTGCGCGGGCGGAGATTCCAAGGAATTCCACACCCACCACCCTGTCGTTTTCGTCAAAGTCGAGCACAACTCCCGGTCTGACTTCCTCCGAGTCCACAATCCGATTCTCATCAAATCGAAAATAGAGCGCGTCGCTGTCCTTGTCCATTTTTATTCTCATTTCGCCCTCCGCAATCTCCGGTCAAAAAATGCCGTCACACGCTTATGTGGCTCAGATGACACGTTCACAACCACACGCAGCCAACGGTTCCCATACTCTTCAATCCGGCGAATATAATGCCGTGTTCCGTCAACATGCTCCTCGGTTCTGTCAGGCTCAAGGACCGCAAGATCGGCCCATTCTCGTTTGATCCCGCGTTCCTTAAGCATGTCCT
This genomic interval from Candidatus Desulfarcum epimagneticum contains the following:
- a CDS encoding conserved hypothetical protein (Evidence 4 : Unknown function but conserved in other organisms), whose translation is MRIKMDKDSDALYFRFDENRIVDSEEVRPGVVLDFDENDRVVGVEFLGISARANKEELSTMRFQVG
- a CDS encoding conserved hypothetical protein (Evidence 4 : Unknown function but conserved in other organisms); this translates as MEDTVHFQDMLKERGIKREWADLAVLEPDRTEEHVDGTRHYIRRIEEYGNRWLRVVVNVSSEPHKRVTAFFDRRLRRAK